From one Luteipulveratus mongoliensis genomic stretch:
- a CDS encoding YggT family protein, whose translation MTAVRAVLSLLLYLFFIVLIARLVLDWIQVLAREWRPRGPVLVIAEVVYSITDPPLKALRRVIPPLRLGQIRIDLAFLVLVLTVSLLLRLLR comes from the coding sequence ATGACCGCCGTGCGCGCAGTCCTCTCCCTCCTGCTCTACCTCTTCTTCATCGTGCTCATCGCACGACTCGTCCTGGACTGGATCCAGGTGCTGGCCCGTGAGTGGCGCCCGCGTGGGCCGGTTCTGGTCATCGCCGAGGTCGTCTACTCGATCACCGACCCCCCGCTGAAAGCGTTGCGACGGGTCATCCCACCCCTCCGTCTGGGGCAGATTCGCATCGATTTGGCGTTCCTCGTGCTCGTGCTGACTGTCTCTTTGCTGCTCCGTCTTCTAAGGTGA
- a CDS encoding cell division protein SepF, with the protein MAGALRKTMEYLGLAEVDPAHPEVQGRRDDYYYEDDQGDYYDDEPAYEREPVIEHTAEVTPLHQRSGVARPVRELHDSEVGTLSRITTIHPRTYNEAKNIGESFRDGVPVIMNLSDMDDNDAKRLVDFAAGLVFGLHGSIERVTSKVFLLSPSSVEVATSGGEPAKSTRGLFNQS; encoded by the coding sequence ATGGCTGGCGCGCTGCGCAAGACGATGGAGTACCTCGGACTGGCCGAGGTCGATCCTGCCCACCCTGAGGTCCAGGGCCGTCGGGACGACTACTACTACGAGGACGACCAGGGCGACTACTACGACGACGAGCCCGCCTACGAGCGCGAGCCCGTCATCGAGCACACCGCCGAGGTGACCCCACTGCATCAGCGCTCCGGGGTCGCGCGACCTGTCCGCGAGCTGCACGACTCGGAGGTGGGCACCTTGAGCCGCATCACGACCATCCACCCGCGGACCTACAACGAGGCCAAGAACATCGGTGAGAGCTTCCGTGACGGGGTCCCGGTGATCATGAACCTCAGCGACATGGACGACAACGACGCCAAGCGGCTGGTCGACTTCGCCGCCGGTCTGGTCTTCGGCCTGCATGGCTCGATCGAGCGGGTGACCAGCAAGGTCTTCCTGCTCTCGCCGTCCTCGGTGGAGGTCGCGACCTCCGGCGGCGAGCCGGCCAAGTCCACGCGCGGGCTCTTCAACCAGTCCTGA
- a CDS encoding DivIVA domain-containing protein: protein MALAPEDVVKKEFTKPKGFGRSGYDEIQVDDFLDEIVVELRRLNAENEDLTSKLEECRRSKGLSGREQAGASPSSGASAVPGLTPVAAGGRDADKVSGDLSAAQDRLAAVKAETARAEESARAAKDAQQQVEAQAKQAQDRLVALRNEIEKAEAAERDARQRAERATATANSAGQQAAAPAAFAPPSPQQPQTTTADSDAAGVIALAQRLHDEHVSEGQSTRSRLISEGEQHRDKVVGEATSKRDDLLKQGQSKYDELIRTAQARHDELISVGQNKHDSLIKDATDRSNTMVGDAENKKSTILSQLNTERDRLTSDIEQLRTFERDYRTKLKGYIEGQLKQLDHAPIDSEKGAGNIAKA, encoded by the coding sequence ATGGCGTTGGCGCCTGAAGACGTAGTCAAGAAGGAGTTCACGAAGCCCAAGGGTTTCGGTCGTAGCGGTTACGACGAGATCCAGGTGGACGACTTCCTCGACGAGATCGTCGTTGAGTTGCGTCGGCTGAACGCTGAGAACGAGGACCTCACCTCCAAGCTGGAGGAGTGCCGTCGCTCCAAGGGTCTGAGTGGCCGGGAGCAGGCGGGGGCCTCGCCTTCCTCAGGAGCGTCCGCGGTCCCCGGGCTGACGCCCGTGGCGGCCGGTGGGCGTGACGCCGACAAGGTTTCCGGTGACTTGTCCGCGGCGCAGGACCGCCTCGCGGCGGTCAAGGCCGAGACGGCCCGTGCCGAGGAGTCGGCCCGCGCGGCCAAGGATGCACAGCAGCAGGTCGAGGCCCAGGCCAAGCAGGCCCAGGACCGACTTGTCGCGCTGCGCAACGAGATCGAGAAGGCCGAGGCGGCCGAGCGCGATGCGCGTCAGCGTGCAGAGCGGGCCACCGCCACGGCCAACAGTGCTGGCCAGCAGGCCGCGGCACCCGCAGCGTTCGCGCCGCCATCGCCGCAGCAGCCGCAGACGACAACCGCCGACAGTGACGCGGCCGGCGTCATCGCGCTGGCTCAGCGACTGCACGACGAGCACGTCTCCGAGGGGCAGTCGACGCGTTCGCGGCTGATCTCCGAGGGTGAGCAGCACCGCGACAAGGTCGTCGGCGAGGCCACCAGCAAGCGTGATGACCTGCTCAAGCAGGGTCAGTCCAAGTACGACGAGCTGATCCGCACCGCGCAGGCCCGGCACGACGAGCTCATCAGCGTCGGCCAGAACAAGCACGACTCGCTGATCAAGGATGCGACCGACCGGTCCAACACCATGGTCGGGGACGCCGAGAACAAGAAGTCCACGATCCTCAGCCAGCTCAACACCGAGCGTGACCGGCTGACGTCGGACATCGAGCAGCTGCGGACGTTCGAGCGTGACTACCGCACCAAGCTCAAGGGCTACATCGAGGGCCAGCTCAAGCAGCTGGACCACGCCCCGATCGACAGTGAGAAGGGCGCCGGCAACATCGCCAAGGCCTGA
- a CDS encoding YggS family pyridoxal phosphate-dependent enzyme, whose product MTEDQRTAELKAGLEVVDARIRSACAAVDRDPEGVTLVVVTKFFPAADVTRLHDLGVRHIGENRHQEAADKVAELDPRTRADLTVHFIGQLQSNKAAAVTSYADVVQSVDRAKVVAALDRAAAQRDRRLSVTLQVDLAGSDAARGGVAPHEIGALADAVADSAQLDLRGVMAVAPLGADPAPAFARLRELAEDVHREHPDATWISAGMSGDLEAAVAAGATHLRVGSAILGSRPALR is encoded by the coding sequence GTGACCGAGGACCAGCGGACGGCCGAGCTCAAGGCCGGCCTCGAAGTCGTGGATGCTCGCATTCGCTCGGCCTGCGCGGCCGTCGATCGCGACCCTGAAGGCGTCACCCTCGTCGTGGTCACCAAGTTCTTCCCGGCAGCCGATGTCACTCGCCTGCACGACCTCGGCGTACGCCACATCGGTGAGAACCGGCATCAGGAGGCCGCGGACAAGGTGGCTGAGCTCGACCCACGGACGCGGGCGGACCTCACGGTGCACTTCATCGGTCAGCTGCAGAGCAACAAGGCAGCTGCCGTGACGTCGTACGCCGATGTCGTCCAGTCCGTCGACCGCGCCAAGGTGGTCGCGGCCCTCGACCGCGCCGCGGCCCAGCGTGACCGGCGCTTGTCCGTGACGCTGCAGGTCGACCTGGCGGGCTCCGATGCCGCACGAGGCGGGGTCGCACCGCACGAGATCGGGGCGCTGGCTGACGCGGTCGCCGACTCGGCACAGCTGGACCTGCGCGGCGTCATGGCCGTGGCGCCGCTCGGTGCGGACCCGGCGCCGGCTTTCGCCCGGCTGCGGGAGCTCGCCGAGGACGTACACCGTGAACACCCCGACGCGACCTGGATCTCCGCGGGGATGAGTGGCGACCTCGAGGCAGCGGTGGCGGCCGGAGCGACACACCTGCGTGTCGGAAGCGCAATCCTCGGTTCCAGACCGGCCCTTCGGTAG